The Halichoerus grypus chromosome 9, mHalGry1.hap1.1, whole genome shotgun sequence genome has a window encoding:
- the KCTD20 gene encoding BTB/POZ domain-containing protein KCTD20 isoform X3 — MFGPGREYNFTRPNEKGEYEIAEGISATVFRTVLDYYKTGIINCPDGISIPDLRDTCDYLCINFDFNTIRCQDLSALLHELSNDGAHKQFDHYLEELILPIMVGCAKKGERECHIVVLTDEDSVDWDEDHPPPMGEEYSQILYSSKLYRFFKYIENRDVAKTVLKERGLKNIRIGIEGYPTCKEKIKRRPGGRSEVIYNYVQRPFIQMSWEKEEGKSRHVDFQCVRSKSLTNLVAAGEDVLEDQEIVMHHPPQVDELDRLNAPLSQMASNDFQD; from the exons ATGTTTGGACCAGGAAGAGAGTACAACTTCACTCGGCCCAACGAGAAGGGAGAGTATGAGATCGCTGAAGGAATCAGTGCGACTGTATTTCGAACGGTGCTG GATTATTACAAAACTGGTATCATCAATTGTCCTGATGGCATCTCTATTCCAGACCTTAGAGATACATGCGATTATCTCTGCATTAACTTTGACTTCAACACTATCCGATGTCAAGATCTGA GTGCTTTACTGCATGAACTGTCTAACGATGGTGCTCACAAGCAGTTTGACCACTACCTCGAAGAGTTGATCTTGCCCATCATGGTGGGCTGTGCCAAGAAAGGGGAGCGAGAGTGCCACATCGTTGTGCTGACGGATGAGGATTCTGTGGACTGGGATGAAGACCACCCCCCTCCCATGGGGGAGGAATATTCCCAAA ttctttaTAGCTCCAAGCTCTATAGAttcttcaaatatattgagaATCGTGATGTCGCTAAAACAGTGTTAAAGGAGCGAGGCCTGAAAAATATTCGCATTGGAATTGAAG gttACCCTACctgtaaagaaaaaattaagagaagacCCGGTGGCCGGTCTGAAGTAATCTATAACTATGTGCAGCGCCCCTTTATCCAGATGTcctgggaaaaggaagaagggaagagtcGCCATGTGGATTTCCAGTGTGTCCGAAGCAAATCCCTCACTAATCTGGTAGCTGCTGGAGAAGATGTCTTAGAGGACCAGGAGATAGTAATGCACCACCCACCCCAGGTGGATGAACTCGACCGGCTGAACGCCCCACTTTCTCAGATGGCGTCTAACGACTTTCAGGATTAG